A window of Rosa rugosa chromosome 7, drRosRugo1.1, whole genome shotgun sequence genomic DNA:
TGTACGACTGCACCAGTACGTGGACTCAGTCATGTCTAAGTCCTCCAATTTTTCATCACCAGGCAATGACCAAGTAAAGTTGTGTACTATACTTGCCAGAGCTATCTCAGTAACAACCATACCAAATGGAATGCCTGGGCAGCCTCGTCTACCGGCACCAAATGGAATGAGTTCAAATTCAGTCCCTTTGAAATCTATCTCACTATTCAAGAACCTCTCTGGCTCATACTTCTCTGGTTTACTGTACGACTTGGGATCTCTTCCAATTTGCCATGCATTCACCAGAACTTGAGTGTTGGCCTTAACGCTGTAACCATTCACATTCACATCTTGGGTCGCCATCCTGGGCAGTAACAGGGGAACCGGTGGATGTAAACGAAGAGTCTCCTTGATTACTGCTCTCAAGTAGTGCATACCCACCAGATCATCTTCTGTTACGTCGGCTTTATTTCCGACTATTTCCCTCACCTCATTCTGCAACTTCTTCATGACTTTTGGATGTGTTAGAAGCTCTGACATTGCCCACTCTAAGACAGTAAACGGTATCACTGCCAGCAACAAACATATccaacaaaatatatatgcagGCGGTCAATGTTTCATTTAATCTAGGCCTGGGACTTTAGCACCGAGAACCGGTAGAACCGGACCGAATCGAATCGGAACTGGCGGTTCGGTTCGAATTTTAGTATAAATAACATGAGCTGAACCGTTTTCATGTCTCCGGTTCGGTTCCGGTTCGCTTGTTTGTGAACATATAAGAACCGCAGGAACCGAGATATGCAGGCCTACCACAAATAAAAGCCCATAATTCAAGCCCTATTGCCCTAAGCCCAGGCCTGTAATTCGTTTGTAACTCGACGTCTCGACCTAATGTTCCAAGACTTCGATCAAACACGACCTCAAACAGTCAAACCTCAGTTCCTCACTTCCTCTCTCGGTCCTCCTTATTTCATCCCCAATTCCAGACCTAGCTTTCGAAGTCAAAATTGTCCTTCCTCAATTCAAAAACGCAAAACTCAAATCATCTCATTTCATCTGTGGCTCTGTGCTTCGAAATCATAAATCCCAAGTCCCAAATCAAAATAATCTTTCCCCGTCTCAAGCCTATCATCCCATTTTCACTCTCCCCACACTTCGAAACAACAAGGCCTCCCTCGAGCTCTCTGTTTCTATTTGCCGCCTTCTTCCTCTGCCGGTGAAGCTTTCGGTGCAAGAACCCAACACTTTAAGGCAGTTTGATTTTTCGTTCAAGTTaatttctctctcaatttttcGGTTTTGGTTGATGCGAAAACTTTCAATCCCGTCCCTTTTCTAGGTATATTAGTATATACGCGTCTGTTTAACTCGATTCGTTTAATTCCAGGCTCTCATCTGTCACTTCATCTTCATATGGCTTTGAATTCTATTTCTTCGAATTCAAGTACTCATAGTGGTGGAAATGAGATTGTACCTGCAACACAGCAAGGAGAAGAAACTGAAGAAGCTCTATCGCATCATCATAGCACCACGAAAAAAGGTGCTGCAAAGAAAGCTGCTGCAAAAAGAAAGAGGACAAAGAAAGTTGAGAAACTGAAGAAGTCTAAGGAGAGAAGCTGGATTTGGAGACATTTCACGAAGAAGGATCACCCCATTATGGAGATTGTTGATGGAACTGAGCAGCAAGTTGGGCACACCACAAGAGCACAATGTAAGTATTGTCCTACTCACCTAGCATGTAATTCGACTAGTAATGGAACTAGTTCTTTGATTAAACACATAGAACAAATATGCAAGGAATATCCGGGTAGGAATGAATTAGCAGGGGGTCAAACTCAGCTTGTTGCTAATGATTTGGATGAACGTTTGGTAGCTAGGCAGTAAACTCAAGAGGCTTGCATTCAAGCTGCAACAGTTATGATAGTGATGGATGAAATGCCCTTTAGTTCCATTGAAAGACCAGGATTTAAGTATTTCTGTAAGGTGGCTATTCCGAAATGGAAAATTCCTTGTAGGAAGGTtattgtgaaattttttttgaaaatgtatGAGTCGAAGAAGGAAGAGCTTAGAAGGGAATTAAGTTGTCATTGTGTGTGCTTGACAACCGATACTTGGACATCCCTTCAAAACATCAACTATATGGTCTTAAATGCCCATTTCATAGATAATGGGTGGAAATTGCACAACAGAGTTCTCAATTTCTGTGTAATTCCAAATCATCAAGGAGTTACAATCAGAAAAATTTTAGAGTCATGTTTGAGGGCTTGGTCTGTTGATAGAGTCTTGACTATTTCTGTGGATAATGCTTCTGCAAATAAGCATGACATAGATTACATTAGGGAAAAAAATGAACAATTGGGAAAAGAGTGTTATTTTTGGTGGGAAATTTCTGCATGTCCGGTGTTTAGCACATATAGTCAACCTCATTGTGAGGTCTGCCCTGCATTTAATGGATAAATCTGTGTCTAGTATAAGAAATGCAGGTCGCTATGTTAGATCAAGTTCATCAAGGTTAGATGCATTCAAGTCTTGTATTGAAAAAGAGGTGGATGATTTTAAGAGGATTTGTGTGTTGGATGTTCCaacaaggtggaattccacctacaTTATGTTGGATACAGCTTTAGAGCTTAGAAAGGCATTTGATAGGCTGCAAGATGATGAGGACACCAAGTACACTTCTTattttgatgaagatgaagaggctGATGAGGAAGATGGTGATGCGCTGGATGATTTTAGTGTTGATTTGTCTGCAATTAGGAGCAGGGCTTCTAGGAAGAGGGTTGGACCGCCTAATGCAGTAGATTGGGCAAAGGCAGTGGTGTTTGTGAAGTTCTTGAAAGTGTTTTATAATGTAACATTGAGTGTTAGTGCCACAAAACACCCTACCTCACCAAAAGCTTTCCATGATATTGTTTCAATCCATGCCGAGATTGAAGATTTGTTTTGTCAACCTATGGACAGCCATGATGTTACACAAAAGATCCTGTTTCAGATGGCACAAAAGATGAGGGCCAAGTACCAAAAATACTTTGGTTCGCTTGAGGACATTAACCAACTCTTGTTGGTTGCCTTGGTTTTGGATCCAAGGTATAAGATTAGATACTTTGAAAATGTGTGCAAGAAGATGTTGAACATGGATGATTTagttgtaagatcaaatatggacataacacatatcatcataaagtaattgatgattagcttaatatcaatcctagtttaacatggatacaaacagtaaatcaatactagtgacttaatgaagtagtgtatcaattcattaaggatagtaatccattgcttagtctacaagaaaggctacaagttgtgatacattaggaatctaatagtgaaacctaaaccaacaaggaatgctttaatgggaagcttcttgaggtttaagtctcatatatatacagatgaattggtccctgattactaccacgactattgcatattgttctgtccattgagaagcaagttggtaagtaacagaagaccacattcagtgatcgagttaagcagttgcataagatggaatccatgactgttattgctgaaggtaagccttaatcctttttgattgttgtgcatatgttgtgagcatgtaactatggttttacaattggtatcagagcataggctcacaaatatgaaaaatcgttttagggttttgcaaaacaaacataaatttttttttttttaagggtttttgctttacgggtcaagtaattgatcaggttactgaccaagtcactggtcatgtaactggtcaggtacctgaccaagtaagtaactgaccaggtaactgaccaagtaactggtcaggtacctgatcaaggtaagttacttaagtcgactgctgcatctggttaattataaaattcacgcttccgctatgatttttttttaagcagcaaattggggaaaaagcaaaaacaggtttttctgtgagattgattttgattcatagcatgataattgaatttttgattgtgcccaagaaccctagttgcattcccggcgtgcgttaggctagagtagatggtgaccggatgaaatttacaatttcttgattgttctgtggtttcttggaatcgaatcaattttggttatgcttgaatatgcatgttgaattgattgatgatatggtattgtatctgtgattgtgtaaaattgtatgaagaacagaaatctcccagattttgtttacacgttgttaaagttgacagatacaagagcttaattttcttacaaggatgaatctggatagaatgtaaagtaaaagagctcatatgttttgtggttttctgttggcataagtgattatgatgcacaaagcatccttcattgatgttggcagaaaacattgatcaggtacgtataactggtcaagtaactgaccaagtaactgtacctgatcgagtaacaaaactgaaattgtgttttgtgttttaaaactatgcttcagttttatcttccaaagaagtggttaagtatggttttagaatacaaaacagcagtatgcatgcttgatgaaaataaatacggatacttagaaatttttcttctgtctaaagatgtggataaatttctttggataacttgttttcattgaacatggcatattgataaagaactccaggatattaagtttctgctcaaaagtgatgcttaatattgtttttgttatggactgacatgaatgcaagtatggttgtttaggttttctgtatgttcttgttttggttacttaaagctaaataaaacacagaaaacttaaacatattttctttacaaactgagaactcactcgaatttttgttttgctccttaggtaactcttacatgaacttgaacagtgtcttgatgttaactggaaccaactatagagcttggctagactctgtggaaaattatatgggaatgcatgagaacatagactactgctttactgaggataagcctgaagagttaaatgaaaagagcaccaagaaagatactgacctttacaagaagtggcatagatccaatagaatggctaagaacctcatcagaacatctatgtctaagactgtcaggggaagtacagaagagcctgagctagcatcagattttctggaactcataggtgctaagtttaaagaaagtgaaaaagcagaagcagctaggctaaccaaggagtttcatgatttgaagtacatgggttcagggggagttagagagcatattatgaagatgatcaatataaatggcagactcagggaactcttaatgggggttagggatgagcaagtagtgcattatgcactacattccttgcctaacagttttagtcatcttaggaccagttacaactctcaaaagggaaactggactctagatgaacttatatccatctgtgtggatgaggaatctaggatcaaggaagaaaaggaacctgctacaaccattaacctcattgagaagcctaaaaggaaaaagccccagaataagctcaagcctaccaaagccataactaagagttcaacagctgcagtggccaaggaaaacaggccattcaggttcaactgctacttttgcaaaagagtaggacacatgaaaaaggactgcactggctgtaagaattggttagccaaaaagggtaagattttttctaatacagttttttccttagaaattaatcttataaatgttgaaccacagtcttggtggatagattcaggctcacctattcatattactaattctttgcaaggattcataaggaggagaatcccaaaaagtgatgaagtgaacctgtgtgtaggaaatggcatgagagtggcagtcaaggctattggaaccttaaagctcgatttaggattaggaaaattattagttctggacaatgttttttatgtaccttccatgagaaggaatttagtttcagtttctcttttagtaaaatctggttgtagacttgttatggatagtaatggaattcttatttctaaaaattctgttcaaattggttctggtgttattatgaatgattatttacagttaaattgttcaatggctcaacaagaaattttacttgttgaaaataacaccaacagtactagcactttaacaggtgttaaaagaaccaaactaaatgaaaagtctgcatttttatggcatagaagactcggccatgtttcaaaagagagactgaaaattttggtgaaaaacaacatcctaaatgaacttgatttttctgatctaacagactgtgttaaatgctttaagggaaaaataactaatactagaaagaagactgcatatagaagccaaaatttattagaactcatacacactgatatatgtggaccatttaggcatcaaactatctgtgggaatgtgtattttatcacattcattgatgatttttctagatacagttatgtttatctactttcagaaaaggcacaagcattgaaagcttttcaaatctttaagtctgaggtagaaaatcaactagaaaagaaaatcaaaacagtaagatccgatagagggggtgagttctatggcagatacactgaatccggccaacaaaagggtccatttgccttgtttttgcaagacaatggaattaaagctcaatatacaacaccctataacccacaacagaatggtgttgcagagagaaagaataggactcttttgaacatggttagatgtatgatgtgtacaacaggtttgcctaaatttctgtggggtgaggctttaaaaactgcaaattatatttgcaacagaacacctagcaaagccatagaaaatactgcttttgagctttggtgtggtagaaaacctagtcttcatcactgccatgtttggggatgtcatgcagaagctaggatttataatccaagcttgaataaacttgatcctaagacagttagttgctattttataggttatccagataaatctaaaggc
This region includes:
- the LOC133723093 gene encoding cytochrome P450 736A117-like; translated protein: MSELLTHPKVMKKLQNEVREIVGNKADVTEDDLVGMHYLRAVIKETLRLHPPVPLLLPRMATQDVNVNGYSVKANTQVLVNAWQIGRDPKSYSKPEKYEPERFLNSEIDFKGTEFELIPFGAGRRGCPGIPFGMVVTEIALASIVHNFTWSLPGDEKLEDLDMTESTYWCSRT